From the genome of Flavobacterium luteolum, one region includes:
- the ilvD gene encoding dihydroxy-acid dehydratase: MRSDEVKKGVQRTPHRSLLRATGLKNEDFSKPFIGVANSFIEIIPGHFFLNKVSEIIKEEIRANGCVPFEFNTIGIDDGIAMGHDGMLYSLPSREIIANSIESVMNAHKLDAMIAIPNCDKIVPGMIMGALRVDVPTIFVSGGPMSKGYTKNGTAIDLATAFEAVGKHEAGKISDEELYDIECNACPSGGSCSGMFTANSMNTLMEAMGIALPGNGTILAQTPEREQLYRQAARRICDIAKDQQAIEKFKLKNILNENAVRNAFAVDMAMGGSTNTVLHMLAIANEANVDFKLKDINTISGNVAHIAKISPSLSTVHMEDINRAGGVNAVMKEINKRGSGVLIDNLTISGETLLEKIANAEIKDTTIIHTIDNPYSRVGGLAILYGNLAEQGAVIKTAGLTGDRVFTGSAVCFDGQAEAIAGIMMGKVKAGNVVVIRYEGPKGGPGMQEMLSPTSLIMGMGLGSSVALITDGRFSGATRGASIGHVSPEAAEGGMIGLVKDGDEIHIDVDQYILSVNLSDEEIAARRAAFKPLKKPLNSKWLSQYRALVTNASTGAVLKTDLD, from the coding sequence ATGAGAAGTGATGAAGTAAAAAAAGGCGTTCAGCGAACTCCTCACAGATCCTTATTGCGAGCTACGGGCTTGAAAAATGAAGATTTTAGCAAACCATTTATTGGAGTGGCAAATTCGTTTATCGAAATCATTCCAGGACATTTTTTCCTAAACAAAGTCTCTGAAATTATCAAAGAAGAAATTCGCGCCAATGGCTGTGTTCCGTTTGAGTTTAACACAATCGGAATTGATGACGGAATTGCAATGGGACATGACGGAATGCTGTACTCGCTTCCTAGTCGTGAAATTATCGCCAACTCTATAGAAAGTGTAATGAATGCTCATAAACTGGATGCAATGATTGCGATTCCAAACTGCGATAAAATTGTTCCAGGAATGATCATGGGCGCTTTACGTGTAGATGTTCCAACCATTTTTGTAAGCGGAGGCCCAATGTCTAAAGGATATACTAAAAACGGAACGGCAATTGACTTAGCAACAGCTTTTGAAGCAGTTGGAAAACACGAAGCAGGAAAAATCTCTGACGAAGAATTATACGATATTGAATGCAACGCTTGTCCAAGCGGCGGAAGCTGTTCTGGAATGTTTACTGCAAATTCTATGAACACTTTGATGGAAGCAATGGGAATTGCGCTTCCTGGAAACGGAACAATTTTGGCTCAAACTCCAGAACGTGAACAATTGTATCGCCAAGCAGCAAGAAGAATCTGTGATATTGCAAAAGACCAGCAGGCTATTGAAAAATTCAAATTAAAAAATATTTTGAACGAAAATGCCGTTCGCAACGCCTTTGCTGTAGACATGGCAATGGGCGGAAGTACAAATACTGTTCTTCATATGCTTGCAATTGCGAACGAAGCTAATGTTGATTTTAAGTTAAAAGACATTAATACCATTTCTGGAAATGTGGCGCATATTGCTAAGATTTCACCGAGTTTAAGCACGGTTCATATGGAAGACATTAACAGAGCTGGTGGTGTAAATGCAGTTATGAAGGAAATAAACAAAAGAGGTTCAGGCGTTTTAATTGATAATCTTACGATTAGTGGTGAAACTTTATTAGAAAAAATTGCTAATGCCGAAATTAAAGACACCACTATTATTCATACTATCGATAATCCGTACAGCAGAGTTGGCGGATTGGCCATTTTATACGGAAATCTTGCTGAACAAGGTGCAGTTATTAAAACTGCGGGATTAACTGGAGATCGCGTGTTTACTGGTAGCGCAGTTTGTTTTGATGGTCAAGCCGAAGCGATTGCAGGAATTATGATGGGAAAAGTGAAAGCCGGAAATGTAGTGGTTATTCGTTACGAAGGGCCAAAAGGCGGACCTGGTATGCAGGAAATGCTTTCTCCTACGAGTTTAATTATGGGAATGGGACTTGGAAGTTCTGTTGCCTTAATTACAGATGGAAGATTTAGCGGTGCCACAAGAGGCGCATCAATCGGCCACGTTTCTCCTGAAGCTGCTGAGGGCGGTATGATTGGTTTGGTAAAAGATGGTGACGAAATTCATATCGATGTAGATCAATATATTTTATCGGTTAATTTAAGCGATGAAGAAATCGCAGCAAGAAGAGCTGCTTTCAAACCATTAAAAAAACCATTAAATTCAAAATGGCTTTCACAATACAGAGCATTAGTAACTAATGCAAGTACTGGAGCTGTCTTGAAAACAGATTTAGATTAA
- a CDS encoding Crp/Fnr family transcriptional regulator, producing MMSELEALIQSRLQLENDELNTILSCFKLIQVKKNEQLLKSGTVANKIFFIKKGCLRLYYSTEDHNITTRFMAFEGTFLTSIVSFISREPSTEYIEAVEASELLAISYEDFFHLRNTIPQWDKMYIYILEYGLTVITSKLSSLLTQNAAERYRNLLKNNPELIQRLSNANLAAYLNISPETLSRIKSQI from the coding sequence ATGATGAGTGAACTTGAGGCTTTAATTCAGAGCAGATTACAATTGGAAAATGATGAACTTAACACCATTTTATCCTGCTTTAAATTAATACAAGTAAAGAAGAATGAGCAGTTGCTTAAAAGCGGAACCGTTGCCAATAAAATATTTTTTATAAAAAAAGGCTGTCTGCGATTGTATTACAGCACAGAAGATCATAATATAACTACACGTTTTATGGCTTTTGAAGGTACATTTCTAACTTCGATTGTCAGTTTTATATCTAGAGAACCAAGCACCGAATACATTGAAGCGGTTGAAGCTTCAGAGCTTTTGGCTATTTCTTATGAAGATTTTTTTCATCTCCGAAACACCATTCCGCAATGGGATAAAATGTACATCTATATTCTCGAATATGGTCTTACGGTAATTACTTCTAAACTCAGCAGCTTATTGACACAAAATGCAGCTGAGCGCTATAGAAATCTTCTCAAAAACAACCCCGAACTTATTCAGAGATTGTCTAATGCCAATCTTGCTGCATACCTTAATATTTCGCCAGAAACATTAAGCAGAATAAAATCACAGATTTAA
- a CDS encoding ABC transporter ATP-binding protein — translation MITITKLSKVFRTEELETKALSEISLTINQGDFVSIMGPSGSGKSTLLNIIGLLDSASSGSYQLLDQEMVGLKEKQKSQARKENIGFIFQNFNLIDELSVFDNIELPLIYNNVPSAERKSRVNEMAKILGIAHRLKHFPQQLSGGQQQRVAVARALINDPKIILADEPTGNLDSRNGNEVMELLTDLHASGSTILMVTHSDYDASFSQRTILMKDGEILSEKVNHRNVDVLVNSNC, via the coding sequence ATGATTACCATTACAAAACTTTCAAAAGTATTTAGAACTGAGGAATTAGAAACCAAAGCATTAAGTGAAATTTCACTGACCATTAATCAAGGCGATTTTGTCTCTATTATGGGACCGTCTGGAAGCGGAAAATCGACTTTATTGAACATCATTGGACTTCTAGACAGCGCTTCAAGCGGAAGTTACCAGCTTTTGGATCAGGAAATGGTGGGTTTGAAGGAAAAGCAAAAATCGCAAGCTAGAAAAGAAAACATCGGATTCATCTTCCAGAACTTCAATTTAATTGACGAATTATCGGTTTTTGATAACATCGAACTGCCTTTAATTTATAACAATGTTCCTTCTGCCGAAAGAAAATCGCGAGTAAACGAAATGGCAAAAATTTTGGGAATCGCACACCGATTGAAGCATTTTCCGCAACAGCTTTCAGGCGGACAACAGCAGCGTGTAGCCGTAGCAAGAGCTTTAATCAATGATCCTAAAATTATTTTGGCCGATGAGCCAACAGGAAATCTAGACAGCAGAAACGGAAATGAAGTAATGGAATTGTTGACCGATCTTCATGCCAGCGGATCGACAATCTTAATGGTAACACACTCAGATTACGATGCTTCTTTCTCGCAAAGAACAATTTTAATGAAAGATGGCGAAATCCTTTCTGAAAAAGTAAATCATAGAAATGTTGATGTTTTAGTTAATTCTAACTGCTAA
- a CDS encoding NAD(P)-binding domain-containing protein yields MKIGVIGLCSFTMDFVNKAVDAGHQVLLSSTRENRQFQDLEKKMGKNVKLVSKYEAAKANILILFIPREDVALFLADLPEMEEKVLIYASNPIFSLECLKPNVKSSGEIIASLLPESHVIKVLNIVNPEVLTMVNQEQNGNEIFYTGLNKQAKNKVKTFFKSLNLAGIDFEELYQLPMYSCFMN; encoded by the coding sequence ATGAAAATAGGAGTAATTGGTTTATGTAGTTTTACAATGGATTTTGTAAATAAAGCAGTTGACGCTGGACATCAGGTACTATTAAGTTCTACACGCGAAAATCGCCAGTTTCAAGATTTGGAAAAGAAAATGGGAAAGAATGTAAAATTGGTAAGCAAATACGAAGCTGCAAAAGCCAATATATTGATACTTTTTATTCCGCGTGAAGATGTTGCGCTATTTTTAGCAGACTTGCCAGAAATGGAAGAAAAGGTACTGATATATGCAAGCAATCCTATTTTTAGTCTAGAATGCTTGAAGCCAAATGTGAAATCATCGGGCGAAATCATTGCATCGCTTTTGCCAGAATCTCATGTTATAAAGGTCCTTAATATAGTTAACCCAGAAGTGCTGACGATGGTAAACCAAGAGCAAAATGGCAATGAAATATTTTACACTGGATTGAATAAACAGGCAAAAAATAAAGTCAAAACATTTTTTAAAAGCCTAAATCTTGCTGGAATCGATTTTGAAGAACTATACCAACTTCCAATGTATTCTTGTTTCATGAATTAG
- a CDS encoding ABC transporter permease, with amino-acid sequence MLKNWINIFIYQIKHSKLFTTLNILGLSIGISGLIFALLYWNDEHSYNAWNPEKDKVYQVLAQLSDMPVTANNPVRLKPHLENDPNVEAVVYADEWYQKDKVVYNGQKEFVDKIVNAEKDFFSLFPFEFIYGNAKSAIKDENSIAISEKLAERFFGNKNPIGKQIKCLDATFTISAVYRIPGNSSIAPNIVINHMKDLADPDKNPGLFVLKVLVKLKDPSKVESTRKMLDKVFYNEVIVRTAKQAGFTPAEMVKKMGSFKVLMESLSSARLHSVTDGYPEGRGNYQFLVIMACLSVLILILSIVNYINLATANSIKRAKEVGVRKVLGASKKQIVWQFIFETVLMTAFSVLLALMIVEIALPYYNSFLEKNLRIIESQFYLQLILVFFITIVFAGIFPALYVANFETLKVLRGNYARSKSGVWIRNGMLIFQFAIASFFIIGSVVVYQQIKYLNNKDLGFKGDQVMAISLNLPSSYYQGENVGKNIFERYNTIKQELSKIKGVEKVSTGLLSFDGADNSQWPIWYRDVLFKQKAIGLDYDMLNLLNIKVIKGRNLSPNIASDTINSVLVNEKSLSLMQIKDPIGKEIKIGNQKMRIIGVVKDFNLLSPEVDVPPITFYHIKSLDMANEMNRIYVKLKADQIQSSIAAIEKFWKTKVDTEYPFQYDFANKEYARTYESYVKQKNLFSLLNVIVILIALFGLFALASYSIQRRMKEIAIRKTLGAETNILLKELSKQYVVYCAIGFLIAVFPAYVLLQKWLNNFAFRIEIPMLPFLLSFLLLLFLTLCIVLAKAYQATKVDVLKYLKYE; translated from the coding sequence ATGCTAAAAAACTGGATCAATATATTTATCTATCAAATCAAACACAGTAAGCTTTTTACTACTCTCAATATTCTCGGATTATCAATAGGAATTTCAGGTTTAATTTTTGCGCTTCTATATTGGAATGACGAACACAGCTACAATGCTTGGAATCCAGAAAAAGATAAAGTTTATCAGGTTTTAGCGCAATTAAGCGATATGCCTGTAACTGCAAATAATCCTGTACGTTTAAAACCTCATTTAGAAAATGATCCCAACGTAGAAGCTGTTGTTTATGCAGATGAATGGTATCAAAAAGACAAAGTGGTTTACAATGGCCAAAAAGAATTTGTAGATAAAATCGTAAATGCCGAAAAAGATTTCTTTTCTCTTTTTCCGTTTGAATTTATTTATGGAAATGCCAAATCGGCTATAAAAGACGAAAACAGTATTGCCATTTCAGAGAAACTAGCAGAACGTTTTTTTGGAAATAAAAACCCAATAGGCAAACAAATCAAATGTTTGGATGCTACGTTTACAATTTCAGCTGTTTATCGCATTCCAGGAAATTCATCGATCGCACCAAACATAGTGATAAATCACATGAAAGACTTGGCTGATCCTGACAAAAACCCAGGCCTTTTTGTTCTAAAAGTATTGGTAAAACTAAAAGATCCATCAAAAGTAGAATCGACCAGAAAAATGCTTGATAAAGTATTTTATAACGAGGTTATTGTAAGAACTGCCAAACAAGCCGGTTTTACACCTGCCGAAATGGTCAAGAAAATGGGAAGTTTCAAGGTTTTGATGGAATCGCTTTCATCTGCTAGATTGCATTCTGTTACTGATGGATATCCTGAAGGAAGAGGAAATTATCAGTTTCTGGTAATTATGGCTTGCTTATCGGTTCTAATTCTTATTCTGTCTATTGTCAATTACATCAATTTGGCAACAGCAAATTCGATTAAAAGAGCTAAAGAAGTTGGAGTTCGTAAAGTATTGGGCGCTTCCAAAAAACAGATTGTTTGGCAATTCATTTTTGAAACCGTTTTGATGACTGCTTTTTCAGTTTTATTAGCATTAATGATTGTAGAAATTGCGCTTCCTTATTACAATTCTTTTTTGGAGAAAAATTTAAGAATAATCGAAAGTCAATTTTATCTTCAGTTGATACTAGTTTTTTTCATAACCATTGTATTTGCAGGAATATTTCCAGCTTTATATGTTGCTAATTTTGAGACTTTAAAAGTTTTAAGAGGCAATTATGCTCGAAGCAAAAGCGGCGTGTGGATTAGAAATGGAATGCTGATTTTTCAATTTGCCATTGCTTCCTTTTTTATTATTGGTTCTGTTGTTGTCTATCAGCAAATTAAATATCTAAACAACAAAGATCTTGGTTTTAAAGGCGATCAGGTTATGGCAATTTCGTTAAATCTTCCTTCTTCTTATTATCAGGGAGAAAATGTTGGAAAGAATATTTTTGAAAGATATAACACTATAAAACAGGAACTTTCAAAAATTAAAGGCGTTGAAAAAGTTTCAACTGGTCTTCTTTCTTTTGATGGAGCAGACAATTCACAATGGCCAATTTGGTATCGAGATGTGCTTTTCAAACAAAAAGCAATCGGACTTGATTATGACATGCTAAATCTTCTTAATATAAAAGTAATAAAAGGCAGAAATCTTAGTCCAAATATAGCTTCAGACACTATAAACTCTGTTTTAGTTAATGAAAAATCATTGAGTTTAATGCAGATAAAAGATCCTATTGGTAAAGAGATCAAAATTGGGAATCAAAAAATGAGGATTATTGGCGTCGTAAAAGATTTTAATCTTTTAAGTCCAGAAGTCGATGTTCCGCCGATTACTTTTTATCATATAAAATCTTTAGATATGGCCAATGAAATGAATCGAATCTATGTAAAATTAAAAGCAGATCAGATTCAAAGCAGTATTGCTGCAATTGAAAAATTCTGGAAAACAAAAGTCGATACCGAATATCCGTTTCAATATGATTTTGCCAATAAAGAATATGCTCGAACTTACGAGTCTTATGTAAAGCAGAAAAATTTATTTTCTCTGCTCAATGTTATTGTGATTCTTATTGCCCTTTTCGGACTTTTTGCTCTCGCATCTTATTCCATTCAAAGAAGAATGAAAGAAATTGCGATTCGAAAAACTTTGGGTGCAGAGACCAATATCTTATTGAAAGAGCTGTCTAAACAATATGTAGTTTATTGTGCAATAGGTTTTCTTATTGCTGTATTTCCTGCCTATGTTTTATTGCAGAAATGGCTGAATAATTTTGCCTTTAGGATCGAAATTCCGATGCTGCCGTTTCTACTTTCCTTTTTGCTTTTATTGTTTTTAACGCTATGCATTGTTTTAGCAAAAGCGTATCAGGCAACAAAAGTCGATGTGCTGAAATATTTAAAATATGAATAA
- a CDS encoding ABC transporter permease, with protein sequence MLKNWTNIFVYHIKNNKFFTALNILGLSIGIAGLIFAILYWNDEHSYDQWNPEKDKIFIAMNDFGGGNIWTTNSPIPGRMLNATTSYLDKYCYFRVNYTTETIQYNGKIELVDKIFSAERSFFSFFPFEFIQGDAKTAFSDRNSMVLSKETASRIFKNENPMGKQVKYADRIFVVRGVYKMPEKSSVMPSVITPVVEEELEQNKDNWGFSYGLMLKLKKPIDTTAVIQNLDKIFLEDNYKKQAKAEGLSIEQFIKQYGDPIKSRLLPLSKARLRQGNYAFPEQNANLQFLKIVMGLSILILILSVVNYINMATANAVKRAKEVGVRKIVGATKSQIVMQFVFETTLITLFSVLLAMVIVELSLPFYNAFLNKDLMLIGNQFYFQLILIFFFVIIVSGVFPAVYIANFETLKVLKGNFSRSKNGVWIRNGMLVLQFSIATLFIIGSFIVHKQVNYMIAKDVGFNGAQVMDIAFRPVKDKIQYERYKTIKQELSKIKGVEAVSTGVFSIGSNLNSWQGLHYKSNKEVITQQLGLDFGQLDLLGIKIVKGRDLSSKLATDSITSALLNETAAKTLMVKDPINKEITFGGQKYKVVGIVKDFHYIGMEYSVAPMIFFHIKSVSWMENYLQFITVKISPDGMPETIASIEKFWKSKVDQEYPFEYGFVDKNFARTYKKYQDQRNLFALLNVVVILIAVFGLFALASFSMERRLREIAIRKTLGAETNILLKELSKQYVIFCVIGFLIGIVPAYLLMQKWLENFASRIDIPFLPFIVAFVSLLFLTLTIVLAKAYQVTKVDVLKYLKYE encoded by the coding sequence ATGTTGAAGAATTGGACAAACATATTTGTTTATCATATAAAGAACAACAAATTCTTTACAGCCCTTAATATATTGGGCTTGAGCATAGGAATTGCAGGTTTAATCTTTGCAATTCTATACTGGAACGACGAACATTCTTACGATCAATGGAATCCTGAGAAAGATAAAATTTTCATTGCAATGAATGATTTTGGAGGTGGAAATATCTGGACAACAAATTCTCCAATTCCAGGTAGAATGCTTAATGCAACTACTTCATATTTGGACAAATACTGTTATTTCAGAGTAAACTATACCACAGAAACTATTCAGTATAACGGAAAAATCGAATTGGTGGACAAAATCTTTTCAGCCGAAAGGAGTTTCTTTTCTTTCTTCCCTTTTGAATTTATTCAGGGTGATGCTAAGACAGCTTTTAGTGACCGCAACAGCATGGTGCTTTCTAAAGAGACTGCTTCGCGTATTTTTAAAAACGAAAACCCAATGGGGAAACAGGTCAAATATGCCGACCGCATTTTTGTTGTTCGCGGTGTATATAAAATGCCTGAAAAATCGTCAGTAATGCCTTCGGTAATTACTCCTGTTGTAGAAGAGGAATTAGAACAAAACAAAGATAACTGGGGTTTTAGTTACGGATTAATGTTAAAGCTCAAAAAGCCAATCGACACTACAGCAGTTATTCAAAATTTAGACAAAATATTTCTTGAAGACAACTACAAAAAACAGGCAAAAGCTGAGGGGTTATCTATTGAACAGTTTATAAAACAATATGGAGATCCTATAAAATCAAGGCTTCTTCCTCTTTCAAAAGCAAGGCTTCGTCAGGGAAATTATGCATTTCCAGAACAGAATGCCAATTTGCAATTTCTAAAAATTGTAATGGGTTTATCCATCTTAATTTTAATACTTTCGGTTGTAAACTACATTAATATGGCTACTGCAAATGCGGTAAAGCGAGCCAAAGAAGTTGGAGTTCGCAAGATAGTGGGTGCTACGAAATCGCAAATTGTTATGCAGTTTGTTTTTGAAACCACGCTTATTACTTTGTTTTCGGTTTTACTGGCAATGGTAATTGTAGAGCTTTCGCTTCCTTTCTATAATGCTTTTTTAAACAAAGACTTAATGCTAATTGGAAATCAATTTTACTTCCAACTTATTTTAATTTTCTTCTTTGTAATTATCGTTTCGGGCGTTTTTCCTGCTGTTTACATTGCAAATTTTGAAACACTGAAAGTCTTAAAAGGCAATTTTTCGAGAAGTAAAAACGGTGTCTGGATTCGTAACGGAATGCTTGTTTTACAATTCTCTATTGCTACTCTTTTTATCATAGGATCTTTTATTGTTCATAAACAGGTAAATTACATGATTGCCAAAGATGTAGGTTTTAATGGTGCGCAAGTTATGGACATTGCTTTTAGACCTGTAAAAGATAAGATTCAGTATGAAAGATATAAAACTATTAAACAGGAACTTTCAAAAATTAAAGGTGTTGAAGCTGTTTCTACTGGAGTTTTTTCCATTGGAAGCAATCTCAATTCTTGGCAAGGACTTCATTATAAATCTAATAAAGAAGTTATTACTCAGCAATTGGGACTTGACTTTGGCCAATTAGATCTACTAGGAATTAAAATAGTTAAAGGAAGAGATTTAAGCAGTAAACTGGCAACAGATAGTATTACAAGTGCATTATTGAATGAAACTGCTGCAAAAACTCTTATGGTAAAAGATCCCATAAACAAAGAAATTACTTTCGGCGGTCAAAAATATAAAGTTGTTGGCATCGTTAAAGATTTTCATTATATCGGAATGGAATATAGCGTGGCGCCTATGATTTTCTTTCACATTAAATCTGTTTCCTGGATGGAAAATTATTTGCAGTTTATTACGGTTAAAATATCACCTGACGGAATGCCAGAAACGATTGCTTCAATTGAAAAATTCTGGAAATCTAAGGTCGATCAGGAATATCCGTTTGAATATGGTTTTGTAGATAAAAACTTTGCTCGAACTTATAAAAAATATCAAGATCAAAGAAACTTATTTGCTTTACTGAATGTGGTCGTAATATTAATTGCCGTTTTCGGATTATTTGCTTTGGCTTCTTTTTCTATGGAAAGAAGATTGCGCGAAATCGCCATCAGAAAAACGCTTGGTGCCGAAACCAATATACTGCTAAAAGAATTGTCAAAACAGTATGTAATTTTCTGCGTAATTGGTTTTCTTATCGGAATTGTTCCTGCTTATTTATTGATGCAGAAATGGCTAGAAAACTTTGCTTCTCGAATCGATATTCCGTTTTTGCCATTCATAGTTGCTTTTGTATCACTGTTGTTTTTAACACTGACCATTGTTTTAGCAAAAGCTTATCAAGTGACCAAAGTAGACGTTTTAAAATATTTAAAATACGAGTAA